Proteins from a genomic interval of Toxotes jaculatrix isolate fToxJac2 chromosome 5, fToxJac2.pri, whole genome shotgun sequence:
- the cbln1 gene encoding cerebellin-1: MLAFCLLSAVWLAASPARAQNETEPIVLEGKCLVVCDSNPTSDPTGTALGISVRSGSAKVAFSAVRNTNHEPSEMSNRTMVIYFDRVLVNVGRNFDEERSNFIAPRKGIYSFNFHVVKVYNRQTIQVSLMHNGWPVISAFAGDQDVTREAASNGVLIQMEKGDRAYLKLERGNLMGGWKYSTFSGFLVFPM; the protein is encoded by the exons ATGTTGGCGTTTTGCCTGCTCAGCGCCGTGTGGCTCGCGGCGAGCCCGGCCCGCGCTCAGAACGAGACGGAACCAATCGTCCTGGAGGGGAAGTGCCTAGTGGTGTGCGACTCCAACCCGACCTCGGACCCCACGGGCACGGCACTCGGGATCTCGGTGCGCTCGGGCAGCGCCAAGGTGGCGTTTTCCGCAGTCCGGAACACCAACCACGAACCCTCCGAGATGAGCAACCGAACCATGGTCATCTACTTCGATCGG gTTCTAGTAAACGTTGGAAGGAATTTTGACGAAGAGAGAAGTAATTTCATCGCGCCGCGCAAAGGGATTTACAGTTTTAACTTCCACGTAGTGAAAGTCTACAACCGCCAAACTATACag GTGAGCCTGATGCACAACGGCTGGCCGGTGATTTCGGCGTTTGCAGGTGACCAGGATGTGACGCGCGAGGCGGCCAGCAATGGTGTTCTGATCCAGATGGAGAAGGGAGACCGGGCCTACCTCAAACTGGAGAGAGGAAACCTAATGGGAGGATGGAAATACTCCACCTTCTCTGGCTTCCTGGTGTTCCCCATGTAG